The following coding sequences lie in one Flagellimonas eckloniae genomic window:
- a CDS encoding tRNA-(ms[2]io[6]A)-hydroxylase, protein MLGLKLPTDPRWVNIVEKNIEEILTDHAYCEQKAASMAISLIIGFPEKSELVKEMTALAREEMGHFNMVHDKIVKRGWVLGRERKDEYVLELMKFFPKGGSRETHLVHKLLYAAMIEARSCERFRLLSEEMNDLGLAEFYRNLMVSEANHYTMFLKFARKYGERDVVDEKWQQLLDFEATIMQKLGKKETIHG, encoded by the coding sequence ATGCTCGGCTTAAAACTTCCTACAGATCCAAGATGGGTAAACATTGTTGAAAAAAACATTGAAGAAATTCTTACGGATCATGCGTATTGCGAACAGAAAGCGGCCAGCATGGCCATTTCTTTGATTATAGGATTTCCAGAAAAATCTGAACTGGTAAAAGAAATGACCGCTTTGGCTCGAGAGGAAATGGGTCATTTTAATATGGTTCATGATAAGATTGTCAAAAGAGGTTGGGTGTTGGGGCGTGAACGTAAGGATGAATACGTTCTTGAATTAATGAAATTCTTTCCAAAAGGCGGTAGCAGGGAAACCCATCTAGTTCATAAACTTCTGTATGCGGCAATGATCGAAGCAAGAAGTTGTGAACGGTTTAGGTTACTCTCAGAAGAAATGAATGACCTTGGGTTAGCTGAGTTTTATCGTAATCTTATGGTAAGCGAAGCAAACCATTATACCATGTTCCTCAAATTTGCCAGAAAATATGGTGAGAGAGATGTAGTTGATGAAAAATGGCAACAATTATTGGATTTTGAGGCCACAATAATGCAAAAATTAGGTAAAAAGGAGACTATACACGGTTAG
- the eboC gene encoding UbiA-like protein EboC (EboC, a homolog the polyprenyltransferase UbiA, belongs to system of proteins involved in the trafficking of precursor metabolites to an extracytoplasmic compartment so that the biosynthesis of certain natural products, such as scytonemin, can be completed.) → MNATVKGYLQLCRLPNLPTAAADIIAGIALAGIFVSNYSINIHEPVLLIFSSVFLYAGGVVLNDVFDAKLDAVERPERPIPSGVIPLKKAAVFGAVLLFFGIMAALSVNSLSGLISFVLAGSILAYDAFSKKHNIIGPLNMGICRGLNLLLGISILGTLMHLEYLIIPIIFIAAITLVSRGEVHGSNKKNIVFAGLLYTIVLFLVMYFHIINLKSMGKYLPFLIIFAIMVLFPLVKAYLNNTPKNIKGAVISGVLGIIVLDATIAAAYSNWQTGVLLLLLLPLSIFLSKIFAVT, encoded by the coding sequence ATGAATGCTACAGTAAAAGGCTATTTACAATTATGTAGACTACCAAATTTACCAACAGCTGCTGCTGATATTATTGCAGGAATAGCATTGGCGGGGATATTTGTCTCTAATTATAGTATAAATATCCATGAACCTGTTCTCCTTATTTTTTCTTCAGTGTTTTTATATGCAGGAGGGGTGGTGCTGAATGATGTTTTTGATGCTAAACTTGATGCAGTGGAGCGACCTGAACGTCCAATTCCTAGTGGCGTGATACCCTTAAAAAAAGCAGCTGTATTCGGAGCTGTCCTTTTGTTTTTTGGTATTATGGCTGCCTTATCAGTAAACTCTCTTAGCGGTCTTATATCATTTGTTTTGGCCGGATCTATACTTGCATACGATGCTTTTTCAAAGAAGCACAACATTATAGGGCCATTAAATATGGGTATTTGCAGAGGGTTAAATTTATTGCTGGGAATTTCAATTCTGGGGACTCTAATGCACTTAGAATATTTGATAATTCCTATTATTTTCATTGCCGCAATAACACTTGTCAGCAGGGGGGAGGTTCATGGAAGTAACAAAAAAAACATCGTTTTCGCTGGTTTGTTATATACAATTGTACTTTTTCTCGTTATGTATTTCCATATCATCAATTTAAAATCAATGGGTAAATACCTACCTTTTTTAATAATTTTCGCAATAATGGTACTTTTTCCTTTGGTTAAGGCCTACCTTAATAATACGCCAAAAAATATAAAAGGAGCGGTAATTTCTGGGGTTCTGGGAATAATAGTTTTAGATGCCACTATTGCAGCGGCATATTCAAATTGGCAGACAGGTGTATTGTTGCTATTACTATTACCACTATCAATTTTTCTTTCGAAGATTTTTGCCGTTACTTAG
- a CDS encoding TatD family hydrolase, with protein MEEKLQFIDPHVHMSSRTTDDYEAMAQAGVVAVIEPSFWMGQPRTQVGSFQDYFSSLVGWEPFRASQFGIKHYCTIGLNSKEANNEALAEQVMDLLPLYLHKENVVAVGEIGYDDQTPAEDKYFRQQLELAKEFEMLVQVHTPHRDKKAGTIKSMEVCLEHGLDPSMVVIDHNNEETVQEVLDRGFIAAFTIYPKTKMGNERMVEVVKRFGSTNIIVDSSADWGVSDPLAVPKTASLMIRSGVAKEDVVKTCYQNALDVFGKSGKMKAEHWNGSKGVDQRQLFNDNSVLRGQEPKVDNDKIV; from the coding sequence ATGGAAGAAAAATTACAATTTATAGACCCCCATGTGCATATGTCATCTCGCACAACAGATGATTATGAAGCTATGGCCCAAGCGGGGGTAGTTGCAGTCATTGAGCCATCATTTTGGATGGGACAGCCTAGAACGCAAGTAGGATCATTTCAAGACTATTTTAGCAGTCTAGTAGGTTGGGAACCTTTTAGGGCGAGTCAATTTGGAATAAAGCACTACTGTACCATTGGTTTAAACTCAAAAGAAGCCAATAATGAAGCTTTGGCTGAACAAGTAATGGATTTGTTACCCTTGTACCTGCACAAAGAGAATGTAGTTGCAGTGGGAGAGATTGGTTACGATGATCAAACTCCGGCGGAAGACAAGTACTTTAGACAGCAATTGGAATTGGCGAAAGAATTTGAAATGCTAGTGCAAGTACATACACCACATAGGGATAAAAAGGCTGGAACCATAAAAAGCATGGAAGTTTGCCTTGAGCACGGTCTAGATCCAAGTATGGTAGTAATAGACCACAATAACGAGGAGACTGTCCAAGAAGTTTTGGATAGAGGGTTTATAGCTGCATTTACCATTTATCCAAAAACAAAAATGGGAAATGAACGCATGGTTGAGGTCGTAAAACGCTTTGGAAGTACTAACATTATTGTGGATAGTTCTGCTGATTGGGGCGTAAGTGATCCGCTTGCGGTGCCTAAAACAGCTTCTTTAATGATTAGAAGTGGAGTGGCAAAAGAAGATGTTGTAAAAACATGCTATCAGAATGCATTGGATGTTTTTGGTAAGTCGGGAAAGATGAAAGCGGAGCATTGGAATGGCTCGAAAGGAGTAGACCAAAGACAACTTTTTAATGACAATAGCGTATTAAGAGGACAAGAACCAAAGGTTGATAACGATAAAATCGTTTGA
- the eboE gene encoding metabolite traffic protein EboE has translation MAKKNYLASMLISDYYHLTYCTNIHPGENWKITFDNLEKYVPLIKKEVAPNENFGLGLRLSNKASEELGFEKSLESFKNWLDDQGVYVYTMNGFPYGNFHGERVKDMVHAPDWTQIERVNYTKRLFKQLAYLLPKGISGGISTSPISYKYWHKTDALKKKALVEGAKNMVQIATQLFQIEKETGKYMHLDIEPEPDGLLENSDEVVDFFHNYLLPIGCPQLKSELGFSQIEAENCIKKYLTVCYDVCHFSLAYEEPEETFHKFESNGIKVGKIQVSSALKILFNDGDTDLIWKSLKQFDEPTYLHQITEKTETGVKTYSDLPELLKEKKSFSELRAHFHVPIFLEKFDGLSSTQDQILKVVKFLKNNKVCDHLEIETYTWEVLPINLKKELASSIVREMEWLKAKL, from the coding sequence TTGGCAAAGAAGAATTATCTTGCTAGTATGTTGATTTCAGATTATTACCATCTTACCTACTGCACCAATATACATCCCGGTGAAAATTGGAAGATTACTTTTGATAATCTTGAAAAATATGTCCCACTAATAAAAAAAGAAGTGGCTCCCAATGAGAATTTTGGGTTAGGCCTGCGTTTATCCAATAAAGCAAGTGAGGAACTTGGTTTTGAAAAGAGCTTGGAAAGTTTTAAAAATTGGTTAGATGACCAAGGAGTGTATGTTTACACAATGAATGGATTTCCCTATGGGAATTTTCATGGTGAAAGAGTTAAAGATATGGTCCATGCGCCAGATTGGACACAAATAGAGAGGGTAAACTATACCAAAAGATTGTTTAAACAATTGGCCTATTTATTGCCCAAAGGTATTTCCGGCGGAATATCAACATCTCCTATAAGCTATAAGTATTGGCATAAAACCGATGCGTTAAAAAAGAAAGCACTGGTTGAAGGAGCCAAAAACATGGTGCAAATTGCCACCCAACTTTTTCAGATAGAGAAAGAAACGGGAAAATACATGCACTTGGACATTGAACCAGAACCCGATGGTCTTTTGGAAAATAGTGATGAAGTGGTGGACTTCTTCCATAATTATCTTCTACCAATAGGTTGCCCACAGTTAAAAAGTGAACTTGGGTTTAGCCAGATTGAAGCTGAAAATTGTATTAAAAAATATTTGACTGTTTGTTACGACGTCTGCCATTTTTCACTGGCTTACGAAGAACCGGAAGAGACTTTCCACAAATTTGAATCCAATGGAATTAAAGTGGGCAAAATACAAGTAAGCTCAGCCCTAAAGATTCTTTTTAATGATGGCGATACTGATTTAATATGGAAATCTTTGAAACAATTTGACGAACCCACATATCTGCATCAGATTACTGAAAAAACAGAAACAGGAGTAAAAACATATTCAGATTTACCAGAACTTTTGAAGGAAAAGAAGTCCTTTTCCGAATTGAGAGCGCATTTTCATGTGCCAATATTTTTGGAAAAATTTGATGGATTATCCTCTACCCAAGACCAAATCCTAAAAGTGGTCAAATTTTTAAAAAACAACAAGGTATGTGATCATTTGGAAATTGAAACATATACTTGGGAAGTATTGCCTATCAACCTCAAAAAAGAACTAGCAAGTTCTATAGTTAGAGAAATGGAATGGTTAAAAGCAAAACTTTAG
- a CDS encoding EboA domain-containing protein codes for MLYNFSSDDLFRILEQNMDATSMGWYMGKLSSVLADKSVRTFYLAYSLCGSKLATTPLGFPNDVNTSLSDYLRLKNANVLELGRIHLLVKVLESDKEFFKDKVSNLIQIADTGELETFLKFLVLLPNAKDYQFSAVEALRTNITVIFDAISLNNPYPSLFFNEQQWNQMYLKAAFMQRDLGSILDTDKRANQQLVRIISDYAHERWAASREIDPEIWRPVSKFLNDDLLNDMDRLFTSKNIQENKAAALCCYQSNMNEAIELLKKYPDLKNQVENGSITWDNFKD; via the coding sequence ATGCTGTATAATTTTTCAAGTGACGATTTATTTCGCATTTTAGAGCAGAACATGGATGCAACCTCTATGGGTTGGTACATGGGTAAGCTTAGTTCAGTCTTGGCTGATAAATCGGTCAGAACTTTTTATTTAGCATATAGTTTATGCGGTTCAAAATTGGCTACTACACCATTAGGTTTTCCAAATGATGTCAATACAAGCCTTTCTGATTATTTACGCTTAAAGAATGCCAATGTTTTAGAACTCGGAAGAATTCATCTTTTAGTTAAGGTGCTTGAAAGCGATAAAGAGTTTTTTAAGGATAAGGTTTCCAATCTAATACAAATAGCGGATACAGGTGAATTAGAGACGTTTCTTAAGTTTTTGGTTTTATTGCCCAACGCTAAGGATTATCAATTCAGTGCTGTTGAAGCGTTACGGACCAACATAACGGTAATTTTTGATGCTATTTCTCTAAATAATCCCTATCCTTCTTTGTTTTTTAATGAACAGCAATGGAACCAAATGTATTTAAAAGCGGCTTTTATGCAGCGTGACTTGGGTTCCATTTTGGATACTGACAAAAGAGCTAATCAACAACTTGTGCGCATTATTTCAGATTATGCCCATGAACGTTGGGCTGCTTCAAGGGAAATAGACCCAGAAATTTGGCGTCCGGTTTCGAAATTTTTGAACGATGATTTGCTTAATGATATGGATAGACTGTTTACGAGTAAAAACATCCAAGAGAATAAAGCTGCCGCGTTGTGTTGCTATCAATCTAATATGAATGAAGCCATTGAACTTTTAAAAAAATATCCAGATTTAAAAAACCAAGTGGAAAATGGATCAATAACTTGGGATAATTTTAAAGATTAA
- a CDS encoding 3-dehydroquinate synthase: MKSLPPISQAFSVKYEYKLHFTEHLFALDNELFLNIIKDYKDGESTKIIFIIDDEVANAHPKIVEEIESYCSQNVSEIQLMQILVVKGGEASKNNYSNVKKIVAGINDNAICRHSFVAAIGGGALIDMVGYAAAIAHRGVKLIRIPTTVLSQNDAAVGVKNGINEFDKKNFLGTFAPPFAIINDFNFLKTLDQRDWISGIAEAIKVALIKDEVFFEYIKKHTKALANREKEPMAHVIYKCAEMHMQHIAQGGDPFESGSSRPLDFGHWAAHKLEQITNYDLRHGEAVAMGIALDVTYAQMIGLISMDTLNTILNVLEEIGFDLKIPINNHSKVEELLKGIQEFREHLGGELTITLISKIGVKHDVHTIDMEKMRASIALRSIGKEELSC; this comes from the coding sequence ATGAAGTCACTACCACCAATATCTCAAGCATTTTCAGTAAAATACGAGTACAAACTCCATTTTACAGAGCATCTTTTTGCTTTAGATAATGAATTGTTTCTGAATATAATTAAGGATTATAAAGATGGTGAATCCACAAAAATCATTTTTATTATTGATGATGAGGTCGCTAACGCGCATCCAAAGATTGTAGAAGAAATAGAATCGTATTGTAGTCAAAACGTCTCCGAGATTCAGCTAATGCAAATTTTAGTAGTTAAGGGTGGCGAAGCAAGTAAAAATAATTACTCAAACGTAAAAAAAATTGTCGCTGGTATTAATGATAATGCTATATGTAGACATTCGTTTGTGGCGGCAATAGGAGGTGGAGCTTTAATAGATATGGTAGGATATGCAGCGGCAATAGCGCATAGGGGTGTGAAACTAATTAGAATTCCTACAACCGTACTTTCACAGAACGATGCAGCAGTGGGGGTAAAGAATGGAATCAATGAATTTGACAAGAAAAATTTCTTGGGCACTTTTGCACCACCATTTGCAATTATCAATGATTTTAATTTCTTGAAAACCCTAGATCAAAGGGATTGGATTTCTGGAATTGCTGAAGCAATAAAGGTAGCTTTGATTAAGGATGAGGTGTTCTTTGAATATATAAAAAAGCATACCAAGGCACTTGCAAATAGGGAGAAAGAACCAATGGCCCATGTAATCTATAAATGTGCTGAAATGCACATGCAGCATATTGCACAAGGTGGAGATCCTTTTGAAAGCGGTTCGTCAAGACCATTGGATTTTGGACATTGGGCTGCACATAAATTGGAGCAGATAACAAATTATGACCTTCGTCATGGTGAAGCCGTAGCAATGGGAATTGCTTTGGACGTAACCTATGCACAGATGATTGGTTTAATTAGCATGGATACCCTAAATACCATACTAAATGTATTGGAGGAAATAGGTTTTGATCTTAAAATTCCAATTAACAATCATTCCAAAGTAGAAGAACTATTAAAAGGGATTCAAGAATTTCGAGAACACCTTGGAGGAGAACTTACTATTACCCTTATTTCTAAAATAGGAGTAAAACATGATGTGCATACTATAGATATGGAAAAAATGCGTGCGTCAATTGCGCTTCGTTCTATTGGCAAAGAAGAATTATCTTGCTAG
- a CDS encoding Ppx/GppA phosphatase family protein translates to MIIRKFAAIDIGSNAIRLLINNVIEQKDKPTTFKKSELIRVPIRLGEDSFISGEITERNLERLTKAMKSFDLLMQVYGVEKYMACATSALREANNGQELVEQVFKDSGIKIDIIDGKREASIIASTDLKDLIKKDKSYLYVDVGGGSTEFTVFKEGKLLASKSFKIGTVRILNDLVKDSVWAEIKKWIESHFNKEDKVEIIGSGGNINKLHKMSGRKVGQPLSFIWLNAQYHFLNSMEYDDRISELGLNQDRADVIIPAAKIFLSAAKWSGAKKIHVPKIGLADGMIKTLYYQ, encoded by the coding sequence TTGATAATACGAAAATTTGCTGCAATTGACATTGGATCTAATGCAATTAGATTGCTTATAAACAACGTAATAGAGCAAAAAGATAAACCAACAACTTTTAAAAAAAGTGAATTGATAAGAGTTCCCATACGTTTAGGGGAAGATTCTTTCATTTCTGGGGAAATCACCGAAAGGAATCTAGAACGGCTGACGAAGGCAATGAAATCTTTTGATTTATTGATGCAAGTATATGGTGTGGAGAAATATATGGCCTGCGCAACTTCTGCATTACGTGAAGCTAACAATGGGCAAGAGTTGGTAGAGCAGGTATTCAAGGATTCCGGTATTAAAATCGATATAATTGATGGGAAGAGAGAAGCATCTATTATAGCCTCAACAGATTTGAAGGACCTCATAAAAAAGGACAAATCTTATTTGTATGTGGATGTTGGCGGAGGAAGTACGGAATTCACTGTTTTTAAAGAGGGAAAGCTTTTGGCCTCAAAATCCTTTAAAATAGGTACGGTAAGAATTTTGAACGATTTGGTCAAGGATTCTGTTTGGGCTGAAATAAAAAAATGGATTGAATCGCATTTTAATAAAGAAGACAAGGTTGAGATAATAGGTTCAGGCGGAAACATAAACAAACTCCATAAAATGTCAGGTAGAAAAGTTGGACAACCTCTATCTTTTATTTGGCTTAATGCCCAATATCATTTTTTGAACAGCATGGAATACGATGATCGAATTTCTGAACTGGGATTGAATCAAGATAGGGCAGATGTAATAATACCGGCTGCAAAAATATTTTTATCAGCAGCAAAATGGAGTGGGGCCAAGAAGATACATGTCCCCAAGATTGGTTTGGCCGATGGTATGATAAAAACACTTTACTACCAATAG